One Anas platyrhynchos isolate ZD024472 breed Pekin duck chromosome 2, IASCAAS_PekinDuck_T2T, whole genome shotgun sequence DNA segment encodes these proteins:
- the MALSU1 gene encoding mitochondrial assembly of ribosomal large subunit protein 1 — protein sequence MWRALRGGRRLLRLGAGARPRSAVAARGPRPLLGPAAGAEGGAGGGGGGGGSGVLRAVAEQRRAADTAKFNIDFVVALLRQENAKDICVIEVPPEMKYCNYFIVVSGSSTRHLHAMANYMMKMYKLQKEDSDPRAQIEGKETDDWLCIDFGSIVVHFMLPEARETYELEKLWTLGSYDDQLTQMTPQSLPEDFVLGLTSQQQWEGSSSCDKN from the exons ATGTGGCGGGCGCTGCGTGGGGGGCGCCGCCTGCTgcggctgggggctggggctcGGCCCCGCTCCGCTGTCGCCGCCCGCGGACCGCGGCCGCTCCTcgggccggcggcgggggccgaaggaggagcaggaggaggaggaggaggaggaggaagcgggGTGCTGAGGGCGGTGGCGGAGCAGCGGCGGGCGGCAG ATACTGCAAAGTTCAACATTGACTTTGTTGTAGCTCTGCTGAGgcaagaaaatgcaaaagacATCTGCGTTATCGAAGTACCTCCAGAAATGAAATACTGTAACTATTTTATCGTTGTGAGTGGATCTTCAACACGGCATCTCCATGCAATGGCAAATTATATGATGAAAATG TACAAGCTTCAGAAAGAAGACAGCGATCCTCGTGCTCAGATCGAAGGGAAGGAGACAGATGACTGGCTGTGCATTGATTTTG GTAGCATAGTGGTGCACTTCATGCTGCCAGAGGCACGGGAGACTTACGAGCTGGAGAAGTTGTGGACTCTGGGTTCCTACGATGACCAGTTAACGCAGATGACTCCACAGTCACTGCCAGAAGACTTTGTTCTTGGGCTGACTTCCCAACAGCAGTGGGAAGGGTCATCATCTTGTGACAAGAACTGA